From Streptomyces sp. GSL17-111, one genomic window encodes:
- a CDS encoding S1 RNA-binding domain-containing protein, with protein MSTNAIPSPANPSPGDVHRGVVQEVTDSGAFISFQGCIGLVTVPNLAWTRIDSPRDVISVGDDVTVVVLAVDEARSRISLSIKDLQPDPLLEFATQFLGEEISGKVTKVAPIGIFLRIFPGLEGLLPAEELHQMQTDWHNLRSGTVMDVKVSAVNVQLRRIALSLTKRAN; from the coding sequence ATGTCCACCAACGCCATTCCATCACCCGCTAACCCATCTCCAGGAGATGTACACCGGGGAGTCGTGCAAGAAGTCACAGATTCCGGCGCATTCATTTCATTTCAAGGATGCATCGGCTTGGTGACAGTGCCGAATCTCGCATGGACACGCATTGATTCGCCGCGCGACGTCATCTCTGTCGGAGACGACGTGACGGTGGTAGTGCTGGCTGTAGACGAAGCGCGCAGTAGAATTTCTCTCTCAATCAAAGATCTACAACCCGATCCATTGCTCGAGTTCGCTACTCAGTTTTTGGGAGAAGAGATCAGTGGCAAGGTTACGAAGGTTGCCCCGATCGGCATCTTTCTGAGAATCTTCCCCGGCCTCGAAGGACTGCTACCGGCAGAGGAGTTGCACCAAATGCAAACAGATTGGCACAATCTGCGAAGTGGAACCGTCATGGATGTCAAGGTATCGGCCGTCAACGTTC